From the genome of Vulpes lagopus strain Blue_001 chromosome 2, ASM1834538v1, whole genome shotgun sequence, one region includes:
- the LOC121477809 gene encoding basic proline-rich protein-like: MTPRKPRPGPPGTRQPQRPRASHSCSSRPARCAPRRPRPPRPPATAASCGPCNSRTSASGCGRGSPRPRDPAPAGPGDRDFACLVKVAQPKMRASLVVQVALDSQNLGPGARRRHKRPYLVRQVMPRVRGRGGYRGDAAPAGRLRPLPGAPPSAAAAARRSSTFPARRTAPPSHPLQADTSGPAPPGPGRVPLAIPGSHVPCRRPQREARMRDPPDGGGGGGEPGGRAEPGVGGGADPLARALSTFPALCLPPSGAGLRLRGKCTRKLVPPYSQPSEGAGAQGPGRRGAGAQGRSRRKPGGPAALAPLPRRGGHIPRAPQAGTLHGLTCSRAQPPPPSRAPSRQRAPPGALGSQRSRGTARARVLGRRFRQKQKQTSPSANLERARAAESAGRRTSPSAAATPREGGTAGRAAQRLREPEAPPRPAPAAARSLLRARRLHNFARERPGPRLLLRRRGPAPLLESRAGGRRGRPRETRSRAGGRPAALSGAGGPAAAGPATLLRGQRPLSAPGTWRPGSPDRAPSPPAAARRALGRRGWGGCAPRSGSPGRQGRGAQPPAPGASRTAQPRSPRGPAWPPPEVNLRAPPPRPAAVC, from the exons atGACTCCGCGTAAACCGCGGCCCGGGCCGCCCGGGACTCGCCAGCCCCAGCGCCCACGAGCTTCGCATTCCTGCAGCTCGCGCCCGGCCCGCTGCGCCCCGCGCAGGCCGCGGCCCCCACGCCCACCCGCAACCGCCGCTTCCTGCGGCCCGTGCAACTCGCGCACGAGTGCAAGCGGCTGCGGCCGCGGGTCGCCGAGGCCTCGAGACCCGGCCCCGGCCGGACCCGGGGACCGCGACTTCG CGTGCCTTGTAAAAGTTGCACAGCCTAAGATGAGGGCTTCCTTGGTTGTGCAAGTGGCCCTGGACAGTCAGAACCTCGGACCCGGGGCCCGAAGGCGACACAAACGACCTTACCTGGTGCGGCAAGTGATGCCAAGAGTCCGGGGAAGAGGAGGCTACCGCGGGGACGCAGCCCCGGCTGGCCGCCTGCGGCCCCTCCCGGGAGCCCCGCCCTCGGCAGCTGCCGCGGCCCGGAGGTCCAGCACGTTTCCTGCCAGGCGGACGGcacccccttcccaccctctccAGGCGGACacctcgggccccgcccccccggggccGGGGCGTGTGCCACTGGCCATCCCAGGAAGCCACGTCCCCTGTCGGAGACCACAGCGCGAGGCACGGATGCGCGACCCTCccgacggcggggggggggggggggagccgggCGGCCGCGcggagccgggggtgggggggggtgcggaCCCCCTCGCCCGGGCTCTCTCCACGTTCCCCGCACTCTGTCTCCCGCCGAGCGGGGCTGGACTCAGGCTCCGGGGAAAGTGCACGCGAAAGTTGGTGCCACCTTACAGCCAGCCCTCGGAGGGGGCCGGGGCGCAGGGgccggggcgcaggggcgcaggggcgcaggggcgcagccGCAGGAAGCCCGGCGGCCCCGCAGCTCTCGCGCCGCTGCCCCGGCGCGGCGGCCACATCCCCCGGGCCCCGCAGGCGGGGACGCTGCACGGGCTTACCTGCTCCCGGGCCCAGCCGCCGCCGCCCAGCCGCGCCCCGAGCCGGCAGAGGGCTCCTCCCGGCGCGCTGGGGTCGCAGCGGTCGCGGGGGACTGCGCGAGCCCGAGTTCTGGGGCGACGT TTccgccaaaaacaaaaacaaaccagtcCGAGTGCGAACCTGGAGCGCGCGCGGGCAGCCGAGTCCGCCGGACGCCGGACCTCCCCGTCGGCAGCAGCGACCCCGAGGGAAGGGGGCACCGCCGGCCGCGCCGCCCAGCGGCTCCGGGAGCCAGAGGCCCCTCCTCGGCCCGCGCCCGCGGCTGCCCGCTCCCTCCTCCGAGCACGGCGACTCCACAACTTTGCGCGCGAGCGGCCGGGCCCGCGgctcctcctccgccgccgcggGCCTGCCCCTTTGTTGGAGAGCCGCGCGGGCGGCCGACGGGGGCGCCCTCGGGAGACGCGctcgcgggcgggcgggcgcccgGCTGCTCTCTCCGGGGCGGGCGGCCCCGCCGCCGCAGGCCCAGCAACTTTGTTGCGGGGACAGCGGCCCCTCTCGGCTCCGGGAACGTGGCGCCCCGGGTCACCTGACCGCGCGCCCTCCCCTCCCGCGGCGGCTCGGCGGGCGCTCggccggcgggggtggggggggtgcgcGCCCCGGAGCGGCTCCCCGGGGCGGCAGGGACGCGGGGCGCAGCCGCCAGCCCCCGGAGCCTCCCGCACGGCCCAGCCCCGCTCACCCCGGGGCCCGGCTTGGCCTCCTCCCGAGGTGAACCTCCGCGCGCCTCCCCCTCGCCCCGCCGCCGTTTGCTGA